Genomic DNA from Bacteroidota bacterium:
ATCATAGAGATAATTCGAATTAATATCTTTCAGCGCGAATGCTTTGTATGTGCCCGCTCGAATGTTATTTATTTTATAAGAACCATCGGCATTTGTTTTTCCAAAGTAAGACGGAAGTTTTTTATACGGCACCGAATCATCGTAAGAATCGTAAAGCATCACAAGAATTCCTTTATCCGTTTTCCCATCGAAAGCATTTTTTACTGTGCCAGAAAGTTTCAGCGAGTCAATATAATTTCCGGTGGAGAAAACATATTGAAAATCTTCCAGCATATTTCCCTCTGTGAAATCGCGTATAGAATTTCCGAAATTAAAAGTGTAAGTGGTGTTTTTCTTCAGCGTATCTTTCACTTCAATCAAAAGCATTTTGCCTTTTGCTTTCACATCAGGCTGAATATTCATAGGAGGAGAAATGAGTAACTGCTTTTGCAAATCGCCAACCTGGATGTACTCATTAAAAACAATCGCAATATTTTTCGCGGAGAAATTTTTTGCAGCGCTGTCAGGAATATATTTTACTGCGCGGGGCGGTCTGGTGTCTTTCGGACCTCCGGAGGGATTTACAATTTGCGCACAACTAAAAAAAAACAATGAGACAATAAAACAATAAAACAATTTGAAAATGATATTCGGAAAATTTTTCATCTTCAAACTTTTACTAACCGGGAAATTAATTCAGAAACTTCTTCCAGATATATTTTATCCGTCTCATCAAAATCATTCAACTTGTTCGAATCAACATCGAGTATGGCAAAAACCTCTCCGTTGTTGAAACAAGGAACTACAATTTCCGATTTTGAATCTGCACTGCAGGCAATGTGGTTGGGAAATTTTTCCACGTCATCAACTATAATTGCTTTTTTTTCTTTCCACGCAGTTCCGCAAACTCCTTTGCCGAATGAAATTCTCGTGCAAGCCACCGGACCCTGAAACGGGCCGAGCACTAATTCATTTTGTTTTGCGAAATAAATTCCCACCCAGAAAAAATCCATTCCATATTTCAGCGCACTCATGATGTTTGAAACATTCGCGATAAAATCTTTTTCACTTTCCACCAGCGCTTTGATTTGCGGAAGAAGCGATTCGTATTTTTCTTTTTTAGTTGCGCCTGAAACAAGAATGGATTCTGACATAGCGGCAAAGATAAGATTAGTGCGCCATCGTAGTGGCGATTGTTGCAATGCTCACTTTTGTGTCGGGCACTTCCAGAATTTTATTCGCGCATGCTTCGAGTGTTGCTCCGGTTGTCACCACATCGTCCACGAGCAGCACATGCTTGCCGCGAATTTTTTCAGGGAAAATTACTTTGAAAATTTCTTCTACATTTTTCCATCGGGCAAAGCGGGATTTTTTTGTCTGCGTTTCAGAAGCGTAAGTCCGGATTAAAATTTCACCGGAAGATTCCGCGCTCATGGATTCGGCAATTCCCTGCGCGAACGTTTCGCTTTGATTGTAGCCGCGCTTTTTAAATTTCTTCGGATGAAGCGGGACAGGAATGACCACATTCGCGGATGAAAACATCGGAGCCATTTTTAATTCCTTGCCGTAATATTTTCCGAGCGTGTTGCCGATTTCTTTTTTACCGCGATATTTCAACTGGTGAATCAAATGCTGCACTTTGCTTCCTTTGCTGAATGAATAAAGCGATGACGCGGAATAAATAGTTGTTCTTCCCCAGAAAAGTTTCACCACCGGATTGTCGGTATATAAATGAAAATTTGTTTTCGGCAAATGATAGAGGCAATACGTGCAAATGCTTTCTTCCGTCTTGAATAAACTTTTTCCGCATGCCGCGCACACTTTCGGAAAAATCAGCGAGAGAAAATCGTTTAACATGAATTTAATAACTTCGCTTTACAAAGATTAACATAAATGTCCGAATCACAAAATTCACCTGAGCGAAAAGAAAAAAAGAAAAGCGAATGGCTTTATCTCATTCTGCTTTTGTTTTTGCTCTGCTCGAACGGAGCGTTCGGCTGGTTATGGTGGAAGGATAAGGGAAGATTGCAAATCATCACTGTGGAAAAAGAAAATGTGGAGAAAGATGCGGAGATTGTGAAACAGGAACTCATCGCGCTGAAAGCCGAATATGAAAATCTGAAAGTGGACAACAAGACCATGCAGGCAAATATTGAAGAGAAGAAAAAAGAAATTGAGGAACTTCAAAAAATTGCCGCGAAGCATAAAGACGATGCGTACATCATAGCGAAACTGAAACGCGAAACGCAAACGCTCCGCGACATCATGCAGCATTTTGTGCACGAGATTGATTCGCTGCATACATTAAATAATAATGTGATTGCCGAACGCGAAACGGTGAAGAAAGAATTGAAAACGGAAAAAGAAAAAACCACTCAACTTACAAAAGAAAAAGATGATTTGCAGAACACGGTGAACATTGCGAGCATGTTAAAAGCGGTGGATTTGACTGTAGAAGGAATCACGGAAAAGAAAGGAGGAAAAAAAGAAGTGGAAACTAAAAAAGCAAAACGCACCGACAAAATAAAAATAAAACTTACGCTGGCAGAAAATCCTGTAGCGAAAAAAGGCGAGCACATAGTTTATGCGCGCATTGTTACGCCCGATGGAAAAGAACTCACGCAGTCGGATGATTCAACGCATATTTTTTCTTTCGGAAAATCGAAGGGCTATTGGGCAACGAAAAAAAACGTGAACTATGAAAATGAAAACACCGAAGTCATCATGTATGCGCACGCGAAGCAAGGAGATAAATTCATTAATGGAAAATATATTGTCGAAGTAAACGCGGATGGCAACACCATCGGAAGTACAACACTTGAACTGGAATGAGAAAGAATTTTTTTCTTTTCCTTTTAACTTCGTCCTCTCTCTTTACCAGCCCGCTCGAAAAAGGTTTTGAGGCGCTGAAGATTTACAATTACTTCGAAGCGAAAAAACTTTTTACGAGTTCATTGCGACATCATCTTTCAGGCGCTTCGTATGGGCTGAGCATAATTTTTTACCGCAACGATAATCCGTTTTACAATATTGATTCCGCGTATAAATATATTCTGATTTCAGAAAAAAAATTTAAAACAGATTCTCCGAAAGAGAAGGAAAATCTTTCCAAGCTCAGCATTAATCAGAAAGCAATCGAAGAGCAAAAAGAAAAAATTATTCAGCGCGCGTTTGAAAAAGCAAAAACAGAAAATTTGGTAGAAACATATAATTGGTTTATCAAAAATTTTTCACACGATGAATTAAAGAAGCAAGCAACTGCGCTTCGAAACAAAGTTGCTTTTGAAAATGCCAAGAAGGCAAACACTGCGCAGGCATATAAAGATTTTATTTCCACCTATCCTGATGCGGAAGAAATCAAAGATGCGAAATGGCTCTATGATTTCACACTATTCAATTCCATGACGAAGCCCAACAACATGGAAACCTATGAAGAGTTCATAAAAAAATTTCCGAAGAGCCCGTACCGTTTGCAGGCGCAAGACAGCGTGTTTACCTATTCGACTCGAGGCGAAAGCATTGAAGAATATCGCACGTTCATAAAAAAATTTCCCGACAACCACAATGTGAAAATTTCCTGGGAAAAAATTTATTCCCTCTCCACGTTGGATTTTACTCCGAAGGCATTTCAGAATTTCCTTTTTGATAATCCGGATTTCCCCGATAAAGAAAAAGTGAAAGCAGATTTGCTCCGCGCGAAAATGAATTTACTGCCGGTTGTTCAGGATGGAAAATGGGGATTCATTGATTCGCTCGGCAACATGCAGATTCCGCCAACGTATGATTGGGCGGATGAATTTTCGGAAGGCGCTGCGGCTGTAACGCGCAATGAAAAATCGGGCTACATCAACAAGGCGGGAAATATTTTTATTCCGCTTTCTTATGATGAAACAAATTCATTTCATAATGGAATGGCGGTGGTGAAAAAAGAAAATAAGTCCGGGCTCATTTCAAAAACAGGAAAACAAATTCTTCCCCTTGAGTTTGAAGATATCAGCGGAAATGAAGGTGAAGAAAAAATTTTGCTCGCGCTGAAAGAAGGCGTTTACAACTATTTTGATTCGAAAGGAAAACTTCTGACAGGGGGAAAATTTGAGAAGGCGGGAGATTTTTCTTCCGGCAGAGCGTACATTGTTCAGAACGGTCAGTATGGTTTCATCAACCGCAAAGGAGAAATAATTATTCCTGCCGTTTATAATTGGGCGGAGAGTTTTAAACCGAACGGAACAGCGCGCGTGAAACTTGCAGATAAATTCGGAATGATTGACACGAGCGGAAAATCCATTTTGCAATGCGAGTATGACCGCATTGATGATTTTTCCGAAGGGCTTGTGCTGGTGGTGAAAAATAAAAAGTTTGGCTTCGCGGATGAAAAAGGAAACAGCGTCATTCCCATAAAGTTTGATTACTCTCCTGAAATTTCTGAGGTGAAAGGATTTCAAAACGGTTTGGCAAAGGTGGAGCAGAATAAAAAACGAGGGCTCATTAATAAATCCGGAAACAGTTATCTTCCTTTAGAATACGATGACATCCGGAATTTTTCAGAGGAACTTTGCGCGGTGAAGCGCGCAGGAAAATGGAGTTATATTTCGCGCGACAAAAAACAAAAAATAAATTTTCAGTTTGATTATGCCTGGGATTTTTCCGGTGACCTGGCGAGAGTGGAACAGAAAAAGAAAAAGGGATTCATCAATCAGAAAGGAGAATTTATTATTCCTGCAACGTACGATGAAGCCACCGATTTCAAAAATGGAATTTCTATTGCAACGTTAGCGGGGAAAAAAGGTGCGCTTGATTCATCGGGGAAAATTATTATTCCTTTCGAGATGGATGAAATCACTGAAGTTCATAGCGGAATTCTGAAACTGGAAAAAAATAATAAGACGGCTTACTTTAATCTTTCGCTTCAGAAACAAATCTGGACGGAAACAGGATTCTAAAAAGATAACATAATGCTAAAAACACGAATGTATGCGAATGATGCGAAAGTTTTATTCGCGACATTCCCTTCAATTCGCATAGTGCGCATTAGTTTAACATTCTTATGTTAACATTTCACAATTTTTAACTATATGTTTTCGTTAAGTATCCATAGTTTTGTTAAGGCATAAATTTTTAGTAAAGGAAAAATCATGGCTGAAGAAACACCCAAAGAAAATAAACCCAGGCGCGATAAACTCACGCTCTTTCTTCTGATTGTGATGACGCTTTCCTGCGCGGCATTCGCGTGGATGTACTGGAACCAGAAGCAGGAAAAAGAAACCGTAGTTACTGAAAATATTCAAATCACACAGGAGTCGGAAGAGGTAAAAAAAGATTTGAACCAGCTTCAAACGGAATATGGCGGATTGAAAACCGATGACGAAAGTTTGAAAAAAGAAATTGACGAGAAGAAAACAGAAATAGAAAAACTGCAGGCGGAGGCAGAGAAACATAAAAATGATGCTTACATTATTTCCAAACTGAAAAAGGAAACGAAAACATTGCGCGACATCATGCAGCATTTTGTGGTGGAGATTGATTCGCTGAACACAGCGAACAAAACGCTGACTGCCGAAAGAGATTCGGCAACTGTTCATTTGAAAACGGAAAAAGAAAAAAGCACTTCGCTGCTAACCGAAAAGGAAAAACTTTACAAAATGGGTTCCGCGCTCAAGGCGGGAAACATAAATGTGAAAGCATATAACGTGCGGGGAAAAGACCGGCAGTCGGAAACGAACAAAGCGAAGAAGACCGATAAGATTCAGGTTTCATTTACGTTGGCGGAAAATAAAATCGCACCTGCCGGCAGCAGAATAATTTATTTGCGAATGGTAACTCCCGATGGAAAAGAATGGACCGAAGCCGCAGATGCCGACCACATGTTCACCTTCAACGGCTCGAAAGGTTTTTACGCGGTGAAAAAATCCGTTCAGTACGATAACAACGAAACCGAAGTGGTACTCTCCGTAAAGAAAAAAGATACCGAAGAATTTGTTCCGGGAAAATACCTCATTGAACTCAGCGCTGAGAATACTTCGATAGGAAGCGCTTCGCTGGAACTTGAGTGAGTTTCAGGTTTCAGGTTGTGGAATAGTTTTTTATTCTTCCTCTGAAAAACTATTTCCGATGGAAAACCGCTATAAACATCCGCCTGTTTACAAACAGGTGTGGCTGCACTTGCCCGCCAAACAAAAACAGTTATCTTCGCTTCAGAAAATAAAATACAAGTACAAAGTAGTAAGTAGTGAGTATTATGAAAAAGTCAAAGCGCATTTTTCTTTCGTAATACTTAATACTTTCTACATAATACTTTCAAGGATGTTCAACTTAAAATCCAGTTCTATGGCAAATCCAAAAACAACGGAGGCACCTTCCGTAAATATTATTGGCGCGGGAACGGTAATTGAAGGCGACATAAAATCTGACAGCGACATCCGCATTGACGGAACGCTCAACGGTTCTTTAAACACAAATGGAAAATTAGTGCTCGGCTCCACGGGAATGGTGGACGGAGAAGTGAATTGCCAGAACGCAGATATTTCAGGAACCATCAACGGAAAAATAAAAGTGGGCGAACTGCTCGCGCTCAAAGCCACCAGCAAACTCACGGGCGATATTGTTACCAACAAACTGAGCATTGAACCGGGCGCGAACTTCAGCGGTTCGTGCGCGATGGCGGGTACTGTGCCGAACATTAATTTGGTGAGCAATGGAGCAGAAACCGCCAAAGAAAAAGCAGCCGCTTTCTGATTACGGAAAATATGCAGGGCTCACCATGCAGATGGCAGCCACCATTGCGCTGGGCATTTGGGCAGGAATAAAGTTAGACGGTTATTTCGGTTTTAAAAAATTTCCGATCTTTACTGTAACGCTTTCTCTCCTTTCGGTTTTTGTCGCCATGTATTTTGTGATTCGGAATGTCATGAAAAAATAAAAGATGCAGAAGGGAGTGTTCTTTGGCTGCAGAAACTGCAATGGCTCCGCCTTATTAAACAAGAGGACAAAGGGGTTATCGCCCAACAAAATACATTTCGATTTCTCCTTTGTTCTTGGCAGGAATTTTTCCTCGGAACTTGAATTCTAATCCTTCAAGGTTTTGAAAACCTTGAAGGATTTGGTAAGTTGCCCCTGAGATATTTATTTTTCCTGCTTCACCGGATGATTCCATCCTGCTTGCAGTATTTACTGTATCTCCCCAAATATCATAAGCAAATTTTTTATCTCCAACTACTCCAGCGGTAACAGGTCCGGAATGAATCCCCATCCTTAAACTCCATTTATTATTTTGTGAAATCATCCATTGCTGAATTTCCAATCCTGCATTCACAATATTCTCCGCGTGATTATTATTCGGTGTCGGTAATCCCGAAACGCACATGTACGCATCACCGATTGTTTTTATTTTTTCGATGTTGTACTTGGAAATAATTTCATCAAACTTTTTGAAAAGAAAATCTAATTCTGAAACCAATTCTTCGGCAGATAACTTTTCTGCAATAGTTGTGAATCCTTTGAAGTCGGTGAACATCACCGTTACGCTCTCATAATATTTTGGAGATGCTTTTCCTTTTTGCTTCAACTCTTTTGCTGTTTCAACGGGAAGAATGTTCAGCAAAAGTTTTTCTGATTTCTTTCTTTCTCGGAAAATAAAGATGGAAAGAAAAACAACAATCAGCAATCCGCCAACCACTGACCAAATCACAATCTTCTGCCGGTTGAGTTGTGCGTCTTGTAATTCTTTGTCCTTATTCAATAAAGTAATTTGCTGTTCTTTTTTTTCGGTTTCGTATTTGGTTTGCATTTCGGCAATTTGCTTTGAGGATTCTTCGTTGAGTAAACTGTCTTTTGTATCTGAATAAAGTTTATGAAACTCATAGGCATTTTTATACTCTTTTTTCTTTTCAAAAATCTGAGATAAACTGTTGCAGGCATTTTTTATCCACTCTCTTGAAGTGATTTCTTTGGCGGCATCCAATCCTTTTTTAAAATATTCGATTGCCGTTTCATCGTTTCCGTTTTCTTCATAAGCAACTCCTAAATTTACATACGAAGAAGCGATTCCCTCCTTATCGTTAATTTCCTGATGCAGTTTGAGCGCTTGCAAATGATAGTCGAGCCCTTTTTCTTTTTTCCCGAGTTCTGCATAAATGCTTCCTATATTATCCAGCGCCATGGCTTCGCCTTTTTTATCGCCAAGTTCCTGGCGCAATTTCAATCCTTTATTTATGTAATCGAGCGCCTTGTCCGGTTCTTTCCTCTGCAGATAAATACTTCCGAGATTATTTAATGCATGTGACATTCCCTCCTTATCTCCGATTTCTTTTTCTATCTGAAGCGCTTTTTCAATATACTCAATGGTTTTGTCATACTCTCCCCTGCTGAAATAAACTCCTCCGATATTATTATAGGTGGCGGCAATGGCTTTTTTATCTCCGACCTCTTCGCGAAGGGCGAGCGCGCGGAAATTAAGTTCGAGGGCTTTGGAATGGTTGCCCTGCATGTATTGAATTCTTGCAAGATTGAAAACAGAGGCGGCAATCAAACTCTTTTCCTGAAGTTGCTCGCGTATTTTCAGCGCACGCGAATGATATTCTTCCGCTTTGTCAAGTGCGCCCAATTCTATGAAAGCATTTCCAAGATTTGAGTATGCAAATGAAATTCCTTTTTTATATTCTGACTTTTCGGAAAGTTCCAATGCCCGCTGCGCATATTCAATGGACTTGTCCGGATAAACTTCTTCGTAGGAAAGCGCATTCAATATATTGGCTTTAGCAGTATCTTCTTTCGCAGTTTTCAAAATGTTTTGCAAAGAATCTGTTTTGCTTTGCCCGGCAAAACAAAAATTGCAGATACTAAAAAAAATAATATGAAAATAATTTCGCATGAAAGAAAAACAAGTATAGAAAAAAGAGTTCATTGATTTGCTGAGCTGCCGGAAAAAGTTTGGAGATGCAGGATGCTTGGCAAGAAAAAAAATCCAAAAACGCTATTTCTTAAACTGTATGCTGCTTTATGATTTTTGAGTCGGGTGCTTTTTATTACCTTTATGTTGTTTTTGACGCAACTTTTCGCCCGGTTTGTTCGTCTTAAGGTTTAGGATACATGAAAATACTTTTTCATTCATTTCTTACTGCTTTTATTTTTTCGGCAAGAAAAATATTTTTTCTTTCCCTGCTTGTCATCCTGAGCGAAGTTGAAGGGTTGTTTGCCCAGCCCGATACGTGGATGAAAAAGGCGGATATGATAACCATTGGCGCTGCTCCCCGCAACCGCGCAGCAGGAATGGCTATTAACGGAAAAGGATATATTGGAACAGGGTGGAATGGCTCAACTTATTTTACAGGATGGTGGCAATACGACCCTGTAAAAGATTCCTGGGCTGTGGATACGGCTTTTACCGGCAACGCCAGAAACAGAACGCAATATTTTTCTTTAAACGGAAAAGGATATGTGATAATGGGTCAGGATGGTAGTTCTCTTTTTACAGGAACCTATGAATTTGATGCGGCACTTCATTCATGGAAAACAGTAAATTCTTTTTCTCCCAAGAGATATTCCGGTGTGGGATTTACTGTCGGAAATTATGGTTATGTATGCACCGGTTTCGACTTTGGTAATGTTTACTACAATGACCTCTGGCAATACGACCAAGCCACAGATTCGTGGTCACAGAAAGCATCTCTTCCCGGCTTGGCAAGATATTCTGCCGTTGTATTTTCAATCGGCAATTATGGTTATGTGGGAACAGGATGGAGTTCTTTGAATTTTGCTTTGAATGATTTCTGGCAATACAACCCGCTTACAAATACCTGGTCGCAAAAGGCAAATGTTCCCGGTCCCGCACGGGTAATGGCTTCCGGGTTTTCCATCGGGAATAAAGGATATATGGGATTGGGTTATAAAGGGAGCGGCTTCAGCAATAACACCTACAGCGATTTTTACGAATACAACCCGATTAACGATACGTGGGTGCCGCGCGCAAACTTTGTTGGCGGGCAGCGATGCGGAGCCGTTGCTTTTACTATTAACGGGGAAGGATATATCGGAACCGGCTCGGTGGGATATGACAGCGCATTTGTAAGCGACCTTTGGAAATACACCCCCGCCAACATTCCCGTTACCACTTTTCAAAAAACTTACGGGGGCACCAGCGATGATGCCGACTCGCTGAAAATGCCTTCGGGAAGGCAGACAGCCGATGGAGGATATGTGATTGTTTCTTCCTCGAAAAGTTTTACTTCCACTTCTGATTTGTATGTTGTAAAAACCGATAACATTGGCAATATACAATGGAGCAACCGATATGGAAATACAATAGGAGATGATTTTGGATACGATATAACGCAAACCACCGATGGAGGATATATTCTCAGCGGACAGTATAAGCCCTTTCTTTCTCCTGCCGCCTATCTTATTAAACTGAATTCATCCGGAGGAATAACCTGGAGCCACGCGCAGGGAACCGCGCTTGCCTATGCCGCCAATGTGATTGACCAGAATGTGGATGGCACCTATATTGCTGCGGGCGCAAGAGGAGGCGGAATCAATAAAGATGTTCTGCTGAGCAAATTTGACGGCTCGGGCAATTTGCAGTGGAGCAAACAATACGGCTCCACGCTTTCCGATAACGAAGCATTTTCCATTCAGCGCATGTCCAGTGGAAATTATATTGTGAGCGGGCATACCAACCAGGCAGGCAACTACGATGCTTTCTTTATCATTGCCGACCCCAACACAGGCATCGGCACATCGCTTGTTTTTCCTTCCGCCAATAACGATTACCATGCCTGGGCGGATGAAACCCAGGACGGAAATATTATTATTGCCGGCTCCACGCAGGTTGCCGCAAACGGGCTGGATGTGTTTGTGCTGAAATGCAGCACGAACGGGAACATCACCGGCTTTTGGTCAAACACCTACGGGGGAAGCAAAGCCGATGTGGCGCGCTCTGTTATTCCTACCTACGATGGCGGCTATGCTGTTGCCGGCTTTACCAAAAGTTTCGGCTTTGGCGATAACGATGCCTTCCTGCTGAAATTAAATTCTGCAGGGCAGAAACAATGGCTTAAAACGTATGGCGGCACGGGCGATGACCGCGCCAACAATGTAATTGAAACAGGTGATGGAGGATTTGCCATCTTCGGCTATACGAGAAGTTTCGGCAAAGGCGGTTCGGATATATGGTTCATCAAAACAGATAGTTTGGGAAACGCGGGCTGCAGCCAGCAATCCCCTTCTCCCTCAACAAATAGTTTTGTTGTATCTGCTTCCGGTTCGCTTACGGCATCAAGTATAACAAATACCATTACGCCCACAACAACTACAAATACCGTATCCACCACCTCCATCAAGCAATGCATCAACTGCACCTTTCCGATTACCCTCAGCCAAACCGACAATAAATGTTTTGGCTATTGCAACGGCACAGCAACGGTAATTAATGCGAGCGGTGCGCCTCCGTTTACGTATGTCTGGAGCAACGCAGCCACCACTTCGGCAATCTCCAACCTCTGTGCAGGAAATTACATTGCC
This window encodes:
- a CDS encoding GAF domain-containing protein, which codes for MSESILVSGATKKEKYESLLPQIKALVESEKDFIANVSNIMSALKYGMDFFWVGIYFAKQNELVLGPFQGPVACTRISFGKGVCGTAWKEKKAIIVDDVEKFPNHIACSADSKSEIVVPCFNNGEVFAILDVDSNKLNDFDETDKIYLEEVSELISRLVKV
- a CDS encoding ComF family protein, with the protein product MLNDFLSLIFPKVCAACGKSLFKTEESICTYCLYHLPKTNFHLYTDNPVVKLFWGRTTIYSASSLYSFSKGSKVQHLIHQLKYRGKKEIGNTLGKYYGKELKMAPMFSSANVVIPVPLHPKKFKKRGYNQSETFAQGIAESMSAESSGEILIRTYASETQTKKSRFARWKNVEEIFKVIFPEKIRGKHVLLVDDVVTTGATLEACANKILEVPDTKVSIATIATTMAH
- a CDS encoding WG repeat-containing protein, with the protein product MRKNFFLFLLTSSSLFTSPLEKGFEALKIYNYFEAKKLFTSSLRHHLSGASYGLSIIFYRNDNPFYNIDSAYKYILISEKKFKTDSPKEKENLSKLSINQKAIEEQKEKIIQRAFEKAKTENLVETYNWFIKNFSHDELKKQATALRNKVAFENAKKANTAQAYKDFISTYPDAEEIKDAKWLYDFTLFNSMTKPNNMETYEEFIKKFPKSPYRLQAQDSVFTYSTRGESIEEYRTFIKKFPDNHNVKISWEKIYSLSTLDFTPKAFQNFLFDNPDFPDKEKVKADLLRAKMNLLPVVQDGKWGFIDSLGNMQIPPTYDWADEFSEGAAAVTRNEKSGYINKAGNIFIPLSYDETNSFHNGMAVVKKENKSGLISKTGKQILPLEFEDISGNEGEEKILLALKEGVYNYFDSKGKLLTGGKFEKAGDFSSGRAYIVQNGQYGFINRKGEIIIPAVYNWAESFKPNGTARVKLADKFGMIDTSGKSILQCEYDRIDDFSEGLVLVVKNKKFGFADEKGNSVIPIKFDYSPEISEVKGFQNGLAKVEQNKKRGLINKSGNSYLPLEYDDIRNFSEELCAVKRAGKWSYISRDKKQKINFQFDYAWDFSGDLARVEQKKKKGFINQKGEFIIPATYDEATDFKNGISIATLAGKKGALDSSGKIIIPFEMDEITEVHSGILKLEKNNKTAYFNLSLQKQIWTETGF
- a CDS encoding polymer-forming cytoskeletal protein, yielding MANPKTTEAPSVNIIGAGTVIEGDIKSDSDIRIDGTLNGSLNTNGKLVLGSTGMVDGEVNCQNADISGTINGKIKVGELLALKATSKLTGDIVTNKLSIEPGANFSGSCAMAGTVPNINLVSNGAETAKEKAAAF
- a CDS encoding AtpZ/AtpI family protein, whose protein sequence is MEQKPPKKKQPLSDYGKYAGLTMQMAATIALGIWAGIKLDGYFGFKKFPIFTVTLSLLSVFVAMYFVIRNVMKK
- a CDS encoding tetratricopeptide repeat protein translates to MKTAKEDTAKANILNALSYEEVYPDKSIEYAQRALELSEKSEYKKGISFAYSNLGNAFIELGALDKAEEYHSRALKIREQLQEKSLIAASVFNLARIQYMQGNHSKALELNFRALALREEVGDKKAIAATYNNIGGVYFSRGEYDKTIEYIEKALQIEKEIGDKEGMSHALNNLGSIYLQRKEPDKALDYINKGLKLRQELGDKKGEAMALDNIGSIYAELGKKEKGLDYHLQALKLHQEINDKEGIASSYVNLGVAYEENGNDETAIEYFKKGLDAAKEITSREWIKNACNSLSQIFEKKKEYKNAYEFHKLYSDTKDSLLNEESSKQIAEMQTKYETEKKEQQITLLNKDKELQDAQLNRQKIVIWSVVGGLLIVVFLSIFIFRERKKSEKLLLNILPVETAKELKQKGKASPKYYESVTVMFTDFKGFTTIAEKLSAEELVSELDFLFKKFDEIISKYNIEKIKTIGDAYMCVSGLPTPNNNHAENIVNAGLEIQQWMISQNNKWSLRMGIHSGPVTAGVVGDKKFAYDIWGDTVNTASRMESSGEAGKINISGATYQILQGFQNLEGLEFKFRGKIPAKNKGEIEMYFVGR